The Rattus rattus isolate New Zealand chromosome X, Rrattus_CSIRO_v1, whole genome shotgun sequence genome has a window encoding:
- the LOC116888842 gene encoding F-box/LRR-repeat protein 17-like, whose protein sequence is MGHLLSKEPRNRASQKKPRCCSWCRRRRPLIRLPGRTPTKSSPQPAAAARNRDCFFRGPCMLCFIVHSPGGPAPAGPEEEPPLSPPLPRDTAYAASPLQHLEPRYAALAAEDCAAAARRFLLSSAAAAAASSASSPATRCKELGLAAAAAWEQQGRSLFLASMGPLRFLGPPAAVQLFQGLPPQSEHPLAPDLVCNWKDDEVPDYTYCNQPRCGGGGGGGGGGPVGGGGLLLQPLDAGYCQAPEQPLPVMGSRPTSPASECSFIEATGDTLRAGSITPWSSQQQAESRNIDCQRLPDPCGLLRDSPPEPLDINQLPGPSCLRWIRDD, encoded by the coding sequence ATGGGCCACCTTCTTTCGAAGGAGCCTCGGAACCGTGCGAGCCAGAAGAAGCCTCGTTGCTGCAGCTGGTGTCGCCGCCGGCGCCCTCTCATCCGACTGCCGGGCCGGACGCCGACCAAGTCGTCCCCACAGCCCGCGGCGGCGGCCCGCAACCGGGACTGCTTCTTCCGCGGGCCCTGCATGCTCTGCTTCATCGTGCACAGCCCCGGCGGGCCCGCCCCCGCCGGCCCAGAGGAGGAGCCGCCGCTGTCGCCGCCGCTGCCGCGGGACACGGCCTACGCCGCCTcccccttgcagcacctagagcCGCGCTACGCGGCCCTGGCGGCCGAGGACTGTGCCGCTGCTGCCCGCCGCTTCCTGCTGTCGTCGGCCGCCGCAGCCGCTGCCTCCTCGGCCTCTTCTCCCGCCACCCGTTGCAAGGAGCTGGGGCTGGCGGCTGCCGCAGCCTGGGAGCAGCAGGGCCGGAGCCTCTTCCTGGCTAGCATGGGGCCCTTGCGCTTTCTGGGGCCGCCGGCCGCCGTGCAGCTCTTCCAGGGGCTGCCGCCACAGTCCGAGCATCCCTTGGCTCCCGACCTAGTGTGCAACTGGAAGGACGACGAGGTTCCCGACTACACCTACTGCAACCAGCCGcgctgcggcggcggcggcggcggcggcggcgggggacCTGTTGGGGGAGGTGGCTTGCTGCTGCAGCCGCTAGATGCTGGCTACTGCCAGGCCCCAGAGCAGCCCCTGCCAGTGATGGGCTCCAGGCCcacctctcctgcctcagagtgTTCCTTCATTGAAGCCACCGGGGACACTCTCCGGGCTGGGAGCATCACCCCATGGTCCTCCCAGCAGCAGGCGGAAAGCCGCAACATAGACTGTCAGAGGCTCCCCGATCCCTGTGGTTTACTTAGGGATTCGCCCCCAGAACCCCTAGACATCAACCAGCTGCCAGGTCCATCGTGCTTGAGGTGGATAAGGGATGACTAG